tcattcatgggaagtaggatgctcacttatgaggatCATTCCAGTAGAACCAAAtaactcaaaaaattaagaattatcattctaaagaatgtcatcccaaagatttaccgaaccaaacacctcctAAGGTTTCTCACTTTACACTATAATTAGAATTTCGTATCACCATTTGGTTCCACGTGTGAGTACCCAATGTCTATACTTCTGTTTTCaaatatatctttttcatgCTCGTAATGACAGAAAGTGAGACAGTGTGAATTCAAATCCACACTCCCACTGAAAAAGGTTGTTCTAACACCTTTGGACCCTCGTGGGGTGAGATGGGGCACAAAATCATCTCCAACCGCTTAGGTGCATGGCAGGCCTGTCAGCTGTTGGATCCTTatgtcactcaccaagaatgATTTGAAGCCCTAGAGATGGGGTAGGTGATGACGATAAATAGGGAGAGCGAAGAACCACACTAAAAAACTCATAAAACAGAAACCCAGCAGGAGGCGGAGGCGGAGGCGGAGGCAGCTGGAAGAAAGTAGCCATGGATTTGCCAAAGCCAAATCCACACGTAGCACTGTTTGCTAGCCCCGGCATGGGCCATCTCATCCCTCTGGTAGCCTTCTCCAAGCGCTTGTTGTCCCTCCACGGCTTCCACTCCACCATCTTCGTCGTCTCAGCCTCAGCCTCAGCTCCCACTGTCCAATCCCAACTCATTCATTCCCTACAACTCCCCTCCTCCATCCGAATCGTCCATCTCTAGCCACCCGATATCTCCGCCTTCGTCACTACCCAAACAGCCGCTCTCTCCCGTATCTGTATCATCGTCAGAGAATCAATCCCAGCCTTACGAGTTGCTCTTGCTGTCATGTCACCGCCGCCCACTGTCCTGGTAGTCGAACATTTCGGCACCTATGCTTTCCCCATCGCGGAAGAGCTGGGCATCCCCAAATACTTATACATTCCTACCACGGCAGCGTTCTTGGCGTTCACGGTGTACGTGCCGACACTAGATAAGTTAATAGAGGGCGAGTATGTGGACATGGAGGAGCCGGTTCGCATACCAAGTTGCAAGCCGATTCGAGTGGAGGACCTGGTCGATCCCATGATGAACCGGAAAAACGACATGTATGACCACTATTTATATAGGGCGACCAGGTTGCCCTTGGCAGATGCGATATTGATAAACACGTGGGAGGATTTAGAGCCAACATCACTTAGAGCCCTTCGAGAGGATCCCATTCTACGTCAGATCATGCCTCTGCCGGTTTATCCAGTGGGCCCAATAGTGTTGTCACCGGGCCCACCTTGTGACCAATCACGTGCAGAGTGTCTGGCGTGGCTGGATCAACAACCCTTGGAATCGGTGATCTATGTTTCGTTTGGGAGCGCCGGAAGGCTATCGGAGGAGCAACTCACTGAGCTGGctttggggttggggttgagTGGGAAACGATTTCTTTGGGTGGTGCGTCCCCCGGTTGGGAACGACGGGGCTTTCTTCAACCCCGGCGGAGATGGAGATGTTGGGCTGTCAAGGTACTTGCCGGACGGGTTCTTATCCCGAACCCAAGAGCTGGGATTGGTTGTCCCTATGTGGGCCCCGCAGGTAGAGGTTTTAAGCCATCCATCGGTAGGTGGATTCTTATCACACTGTGGATGGAACTCGACGCTGGAAAGCATGTTGAACGGGGTGCCGATGATCGCATGGCCTCTGTACGCTGAGCAGAGGATGAATGCGACGATGCTGGTGGAGGAAGTAGGGGTGAGTTTGAGGACGAAGGAGTTACCGACGAAGAGGGTGGTAGGAAGGGAAGAGATAGAGAAGCTGGTGAGGTTGGTGATGGATAAGGAAGGGGTAGCGGTGAGTAGAAGAATGAAGGAAGTGAAGGAGAGTGGGTTGAGAGCTGTGGGTGAGGGTGGGTCTTCTTGGGATTGGCTCTCTCATGTCGCGCAGCAGTGGAAGCAGATTGGTAATGCTAAAGCAAAGACTGGGGCCAGGATAAAAGGACAGACAGATGGAGCTGATCATGAGTGTTCATCAACAGTCAACACTTAGATATCCCTCGGTGATCAATTCTTCGGTTCCCAGCTTACAATCCATCCCTAGAATAAGAAAAACATAGAACGGCTATGTGAAAGGTGAAAGGTGAAAGGTTCCTTATCCACTCATTTCTTACTGTTATATCAGTTCAGCCAGAGTCCCAATCATGTACTTGTACGAAAATCATTCCCGATGTTTGGTTTACACTTGGATGTTacttattctttcttttctcttaattgatttttatttttaatagaatttaagcgtggatcaaacaccatacAAAAATGATTATTGTACAAAGACTTGATCCGCAGTCAATCAGACGTATATATGTTGTGGGGTACTTCCCCTCTATAATTGAAGGGGTAGTCAGCCTTCAATTGCTTTTGTatgatttcttcttttgttttgcgGATAGTTTTACTAGAGTTCTCTTTTGATATGAGGACCATTCTGAAGTATTCACAAGGCCACAGTAGATGAGTGTACTTGAGTACTGGGGTATACCATTGGAGATGTTTTATCTTAAATGGCCAATTTGCAAACGATCTTAAGGATGGTGTTAAGTAATATGACTCTACCCACCTACATCCCTGTCGTGTACATACTATTACGGTTTCGGACAAGTTtgtcgtaaaaaaaaaaaaaaaacctagtgaAGACTAATTTCTGTTGACATTGAGTCACAGAGATAACTAATAAATTTGTTCTCTCAGGATTTTTTTggtattaaatttttttcttctcctatttaacaaaaatagttaattaaaaccatttttttttttatcaaattaaaaaaatcatttagtaaCTACTGCCATAATACACTAATGAATAAGAAATAGGTTTGGTATCCAGCTCTATGAAGTAAGGGCAgaatggttttttgaagaaatgggtgaagagatgtctccttcacccatcttccttatAATTATCTTTCTCCACTTTCTATGTCCCGCTTATTGCAACttctctctctgttctctctctttttttggtcGTCAAAGAAGCAAATCTGatcaatcaaaatctctctctaGTGTAAGAGATTTGTCTAATCTAAACAAAAGAAACACAAATTGGAATAGAACCGCATGGGAAGGGGAAACAAAACAAAGCCCCATGTCTCACTATCTCTCACTTCTCTTCTACTACTCGTTTTCCCCTTCTATGAAAATGAAATGGtatttttacccttgatttagGGATGTATGAGCACGTGCTCATCAAAGTTCAGCGTAAAAATgatcaaaaataattttttaccaaaacacataaatgactcatgatctatttgtttcaatttttttaaaatagaaataagctcCATATATAATACCAAAGAGTGCCTATGATTATTCATATTATTGAATTATATCTTGGAAACATTTCTATCAAAAGTGCTAACCTCACCCATTCAGCtgttggaaaaataaattttattttgataactTATGAAACATGGTCAACACATTAGTTGTTAGAGAGGAGTACAAGAATTGAGTATTCATATCCAGTAGTATGCCATTTTTTAGGCTCTCATTCATAGACCTAACTAATATTGACCGAAGCTATAATAGTTTGGATCTTTTACCGTTACCGTTTTGTTTGTTTCTACTATAAATCTATTACTAGCATGCGTTTGTTCATCAGAGATAACATCTAATGGAACTCTTTATTGATTGTCTTTACTATATAGTTTCTCCTTAAAAGTTTTTATTTCCTCTTCTTGTCCCCTTTCATAAGGGCCATGTACATCCTTCACTTTATTACTCTTCTATTCGAACTTTGATACTTGTCTTTTAACTTTACAATCTTCACTGAAACTTCTATCTCACTCCCTCACTCCCTCACTCCCTCACTCCTTTCATCGCCTAACTTAAGAAAGACAACAAACAAGTAAGCTCTTAGCACTTCTTTGGAAAAAGGTTACTCACTTGTGGTAGAAATGTCTTTGCTAACTTTATCGTTGGCTCTAAACCTACCTTCTTATCTACATTTTAATAATTATCGCATACCTATCTTGACAAAAGTAGTGCAATAAGTGTTTGGATTACTAGAATCGAACATAGGTTTCCAATTGGATATAAAATTGAACATAAGTTCTTAATTGGACCTAGCTTGAGATCTCAACTCTGACTCAACTAAACtataaagaaaacccatagATTTTAAGCTATAACCCGCCCACTAGAATATATTTGAATTAAATGCAGGTCGAGGAAAACTTGAACTAACTAGGTCAAACTTGCAACCCTAAGTATGTAAGATACATACAAGCACAACCACACTCACAAAGtaatttatatgaaaaaaaaaaaaaaaaaaaaaacacagcaaTTTTTActtatactttttttatttttggtaggatTTATTACTTGTACTATTGCTAATCAAACTTGCAGCCCTAAGAACATAGGATATATACAAGCACAACCACACTCACATAGCAATTTATtacctatattttttttcatttttggtagGATTTATTTCTTAACTATTGCTAATATGGAATTAAGAGATGGGACCCACTGGTAAGTAGTTACCTCGTGACGATTTTTGAATGGGAATGCGGTCCGTCTGACATGAGCCTCATTAACAGATTTTACAGATGTAGAGCAAGCCTTATTAACAGATTTTCAGTACGGATGTAGACTAAACAGCCATATTAATAAATGcaaaatattttacatttttgttttagttttatcGTTGGCTCTAAGtctaagggtccgtttggtatcgtttctgttccaaaaacgccgtttcgtttaaaaaacgaaaatttcagtttctgtattaaaacgcagtttttaaacgaaaaaatggtgttttaaaattttagatttttatcggaaatttcttcttctttttttgtaaaatggaacgaaactgggaagacggaactccattttggagttccgtccaatctcgttttttcagtttttttttcacttattgttccaaaaaaacagaaacggaccataagtgcaccaaacagaagattccattttttcgttccaatagaacgaaaaaactccagaaacgttttgttagaacgataccaaacgggccctaactcTTTGTCTACATTCCAAAAATTACTGGATACTTATCTTGACAAAAGAAGCAATGCAGTAAGTGTTCAAATTACTAGATTCAAACATAGGTTCCCAATTGGATATAAAATTGAACATAAGTTTTCAATTAAACTTAGCTTGAGGTTTTAACCTTAGCATGATCCAACCCTAATTCAAAGCCATAAAATTTAAGTTATAACTTAGCCCGCAAGACTAAAAATCTTAATGAAGAACATAGTTTCAAACTAAAAGCAGGCCCTGGTGAACTTGAGTTTCCAGAGCCAAACTTATATCGTACaagtatactttttttttttttttcctgtttggtAGGCTTCATCACCTGTGTTGAAGCCTGCCCTTAGGTCTAAAAATCTTAATTCAAAATATATTCAAATTATAAGCGAATCGAAGTCAACTTAAGCTGACTGGGTCAATCTTACAGCCGTAAATAAATAGGAGAGTCTCACATAGcaatttattgttattatttttaaggATTTATTACTGTACTTTTACTAATGAGGAATTAAGAGATGGGACCCACTAGTTACATCGTGGTTAGTGACGATTTTTGAATGGGAGTGCGGTCCGTCTGACATGGTGTGAGTACGGATGTAGACTGGCCAGCCATATTAATAAATGCAAGatattttactttctagttttcATTCTCACCAATCATGTGTTTGTCAGAGGATATTAGAATTGTTGAAAAATACGTTAAAGGGGTGTAGGTTTCGTAACGCTCGAATCTGCCTGAGGTCAAACCCTGCCCATATTGATTACAAGGATCAACCCCAGTTAGAGTTAGACTAAGCCTGATTAAAGACCTAAGCctggtcaggtcagctcgatGCAACCTAACCTGGCCCAATTTTAGTTATAATCTATTATCGTGTCTAGTAATagtgtttttctttcttaaggtccacatcatgtgttacacatgTTATTTATTCGACTTCAATCAACATTATGCATTATACAAATTATATATTCTTATCTATTGAGCTAAGACgaccaaatggccaaattattcaccctccctttttttttttatatagtcTGTTTTTGTGTTTCCTATCATGTATTGATAGGAATTTTGGATACAATAACCATGAAGAATTTGGCTAAAATTTGACCTGTCCAGTTTTTGGGAGATGTGGTGATGCCAggtaattaaaatatttatctTATAAACAGATTGACAATCTCACTTACTACAATTTTATGGATTAGGAATGGACAAAGGCTGACCATAGTCTTGACATCTCTctaccccccccctccccacttTTCGTAAGCATAGGCTTAACATTTGTAAccttttgtagaaaaaaaaaaaagaccaaccAAGATCAACTCGGCCCAACCCTGAGCCAAGTAGGTTTGGGCCTAAGAGTAAACCCGATAGGATTGGGTTGGAGTTTTAAGAAACTCAGTCCAACCCAGCCATGTTTCACCTCGAGGTTACAACTTAGACAACCCCAATAAATACCACCGCTTAAAGAGTCCACGTCACTTTTAATTGGATAACAATTGTCCAAGTGGTCTCAACCCTGTTTCACCCCAACTATCTAGGTTACAACTTGGACAACCCCAATAAATACCACCACTTCAACATGAGTCCACGTCACTTTTAATTGGATAACGATTGTCCAAGTGGTCTCCTCAACCCAAACTTGTACAAAGGAAAAATTTATAGCCTGGATAGTAGCTagtgcttcttctttcttctacttaTATAACAGAAACCCAGCCAGAGTTGATCGCTCATCCCACCTCTCTACTTCCACCCCCTCCTCCCCTAAAGCCACAATAACCGCAAGCAGCTGCAGCAAACAATCAAGTAGCCATGGACttcccaaatccaaatctgCAAGTGGCACTATTTGCAAGCCCCGGCATGGGCCACCTCGTCCCTCTGGTAGCCCTCTCCAAGCGCTTGTTCTCCCTTCACGGCTTTAACTCCACCATCTTCGTCGCCTCAGCCTCAGCTCCCACTGCCCAATCCCAACTCCTTCATTCCCTACACCTACCCTCCTCCATCCGCATTGTACACCTCTCGCCGCCCGATATCTCGCCCTTCGTCACTGCCCAAACAACCTTCATCAGCCGTATCCACATCATTGTCAGAGAATCCATGCCAGCCTTACGAGCCGCTCTTGTTGCCATGTCACCGCAGCCTACTGTTCTGGTCCTAGAAATGTTTGGAACCAACGCTTTCCCCATCGCAGAAGAGCTAGGCATCCCCAAATACGTTTACATCCCAACCACGGCAGCCTTCTTGGCGTTGACGGTGTACGTTCCTACGCTGCATAAGGAGATAGAGGGCGAATACGTGGACATGCAGGAGCCGGTTCGCGTCCCAAGTTGCAAGCCGATTCGGGCGGAGGATCTGGTCGACCCCATGATGGACCGGAAGAACGACCAGTATGACGGATATGTAAATATGGGGTCCATGTTGCCCTTGGCAGATGCGATAATGATAAACACGTGGGAGGACTTAGAGCCAAAAACACTCAGAGCCCTCCGAGAGGATCCAATCCTACGTCGGATCATGCCCTTGCCCGTTTATCCTGTGGGCCCAATAGTGATATCACCGGGCCCACCTTTTGACCAATCACGTGCAGAATGTATGGCGTGGCTGGATGCACAACCTTTGGAATCGGTGATTTACGTATCGTTTGGGAGCGGCGGAACGCTGTCGGAAGAGGAACTCACCGAGTTGGCTTTGGGGTTGGAGATGAGTGGGAAACGATTTGTTTGGGTGGTGCGTCCACCGGCAGGGAAGAACGGGGCTTTCTTCACCGCATTGGGCGGAGGCGCAGAAGGGCACGATGATCTGTCAAGGTACTTGCCGGACGGGTTCTTGACACGAACCAGAGAGAGAGGATTGGTTGTGCCCATGTGGGCCCCCCAAGGAGAGGTGTTGAGCCATCCATCGATTGGAGGGTTCTTATCACACTGCGGGTGGAACTCGACGCTGGAAAGCATGGTGAACGGAGTGCCGATGATCGCGTGGCCACTGTATGCGGAGCAGAAGATGAATGCGGCGATGCTGGAGGAGGAAGTAGGGGTGGCGGTGAGGACGAAGGAGTTGCCGACGAAGAAAGTGGTGGGAAGGGAAGAGGTAGAGAAGCTGGTAAGGTTGGTAATGGAAAAGGAAGGGGAAGCAGTGAGGAGAAGAATGAAGGAAGTGAAGGAGAGTGGATTGAGAGCGATGGGTGAGGGTGGAACTTCTCTACATTGGCTCTCTCATGTTGCCCAGCAGTGGAAGTTTTGTTATGCTAAATCAAAGGCAGTGGAGAAACAGGTGGAAGAGATCGAAGGAGCTTGCGAGTGGTCAAGAACATTTAAAGATCGGCTTACTTCCCGTGAGTTTTTCATTCGCTAGGGGTAATCCTTTGAAGGAATCATTGCCTCGATGATCAATTCTCCGGTCCCCAGTGTACAGCCCTGACCTGAATTGTGTGTgttggtgtgtgtgtgtacaaAGGGTTGTAAGCATAGCCTTAGATCCGCAattaatcatctctctctctctctctctctgtggctCTCCCTCCTATCTGGTACTTTCACTAGAAATTCATAAGTGCCCTGTTTTCATcataacattttgtcaattggTGGAGTGCATTGCATCCACAGATCTTCAAGGATCTGAGCATACATCCACCACATTAAACCACATAGACCTCTTTTTGGCATTCCCATTGACCAAAAGATTTATTCACACAGGATAATTTCCCAACTGGATTCCAGTAATAAAGCTCAATGATACGTATAGAAATTTTCAGCTCAGTTAAATTGTGAAAGCACCACAGTAATAATTAACAAGTCACCTTTCAGACTGTTGGCTGAAGCAAAAGATGATGCTTTGAATGGATTCTGTGAATAGAAACCTTTACACAGTTACAGGCTCTGTAGCTTTTGTCAGCCATGCCAGCTCAGATTCATCCAAGTAAGGCTCCAAAATTTCTCTACACCTGGCGTGGTATGTGTTTACCCACTCTATATCTTCCGGCGCTAATAGTCGCAGGTCCATCAATTTTTTCTGGTACGGGGCCTGCATAAAGGAAGATATATTAAGTAGGTCTCACAAAAACTTACAGAAGCATTCACATGCCACCATCCTGAAGGGTGGATTAATGAAAGGTGTTATGCATCCACCAATCTGGCAGGTTAACCGCTTCATTGCTCGAAGATCATATAGGAGAAAAGCTGAAAACCAACACAATCATCCTAGGCACATGACTAAATGTATGCTTTCAGAAATGAGAACGAATGAACCATGGCCAGAAAACAAGCCCTGGTCGCATAATTTCTAAGTCTATGGCCAAGGAAGGATGGCAACTGAGCTCTGGAGATGCAAATACTTGGAGAAACCGTATCACTTGGCTGCTCCAAAGCACCATGAAATGTATAGATACACAGGTATTCAAAATCACTTCTGGAGGCCCTCTCCTCAACTAAGGAATAACAATTCTGAGAACTTAATAGTTCTTTAGGAAAAAGTTAAAACAAAATACTACTATAGATTTGATCAACCCGGTCACAGCAACCCACTGCCTAGAATATTTTGAACAAATTTATTTCACTTCAGTAATTCAGTCAATTGAATAAAACACTTCAACTACACTTTCAGCAATCTTTCAGCTGCCACCTAAAAAAAGAGACTCAAATTTCCCCAATTAGATAAAAGCAAGAAGGGCAAACTGGAATAATTTTTTCTCCCAAACCTTGGAGTTGCACCAAACAGGAGAACAGGACAATTCTTTGAGATCAACCAACTACAAAGCCAGCAACAAAACCACTTATTCAAGCTAATCTCAGTTACATAATTAAGATTAGCTTTTAGATATCCACCTATTCCATTGACTCATCTGACTCAGCTGGTCCACCTTGACAATCACCCATTCAGGTTAAGATCTTATTATGCTGTTGTTTACAGACATACAAAATAGAACCACATCTCAGAGTTGATAGGCTATtatcaaaagagagagatgtaaAAAGACCCTGTAAGCAGCAAAAAGTTATGATGCTCATGAATATGCAGACATACCCATGTTATGTGCTCAAAAGATAAGTAACCCTTCTCTCCAAAATTGAATTTTGTGTTAGCCTCCTTGACTATAAGCACATTCTCCAATCTTATGCCGAAGTTCCCATCCTCATAGTAACCAGGTTCTGAAATAAGTCCAATGGAAATTCATCAAAACCATTAATCAACCAATTTAGAAcaagtatttttatttttatttttttttatcgttaGAACAAGTATTCTTTGTTCTTAAAAAACAAGAATGTGATGCTAAATATGCTGTAGGTACTgcagaatcagaaattttagTTCAATTAGAACTGTGGTTATTTCATTACCCCTAGGTTTTTCCATAGAGAAACAAGAGCAACCTCAAATTTTATCCAGTGTTACCCAGATGCAGGTGCTGGTGTTAAATAATCTCTCCGTTCCTTAAAAATGTCCATTTTGGGCTTTTTAACTGTTCAAAATGTTGGTCCATTTTAAGAATTCAATGCATTGATTTATTAACTATTCCCATTTTCTCCCCaccttgtaaacttggaaaatCATTTAAATAATGTGGAAAGAGTACTAATTATAAATACTTAGAATATGTGATTTTAAATATTGAATATTTTTGTGAAACAGAGGGActaagaaaattccaaaatAAGGGTTTTAATCAGGGTCCATTGCTTTGGCTGTGGACATTAGGTCAACTACATTTTGCCCTATGCAAGTGATACAAGAtctatgaaaaagaaagaaattctcTAAGTGTTTCAAACAGGGTTTGTACATCCTTAATTACTTGAAGTCAAGACTCCATAGAGAGAATTAGAGGGGATAAGGGCCACAAggcccagagagagagagagagagactgaatCTGATGCATGTCATCCTTTGGAACAGGTACAGTCCACTCCTCTACCTTCTCATCTCTGGCCCCTCCTCTCCtgcccctcctcccccccccccctccacttTCTTCTCTAACACaactttccttcttcctttgtgtgtatttctgtaatttttttctttatttatctatttaagTTGGTAATATTATCAGCCTTGTTTTAATATTTGCCACTTCGCTTCTCCTTCATAgctgaaaatggaaaaaattccTGTGCAATGGCTCAAATGAAACCAAGTAGACTTCTATGGTCCATTGAAACTAAAGAGCAGTGAGAGTCCAGAGTAATacaaaaagttgaaaattgtaCCATCATCACCTTaatatatatttgtttatttatatatttctttatGTATGCATACCCATTCGATGATCATTTTCAACCATCCATAACTTCTTTCTATTGGTCAGAGGGTGTTAAACAATCATACATAACTAGACGGTAAAACTCCAAAAGTGGTTTTTGGCTGCAGGAGTAGTTTTGTCCAGCTTTTGAAAAATCATGGCTAAGAGCTTACCGGCTCTTTCACCTGCAGCAAAATGAGGGATAAGGGATGAATACATTTATCCACCATATGTCCATAAGGCGCATTGTAGACTATTTCCACTTATCCCATCATTCAGTTGGAAGCATTGTATGGAAAAGGTGTTTTCACCTTATCAAAGACAAGAAGAAACTTATTAGCAGATACCACCCTCATCCCTGCAGCCAAACATACCCTGATGGAGACCTGAGAGGAATTCAAAGAAAAATCACAGGGATATGTGCAACagtagcttcttcttcttcttcaaagaaaaaTCGCAATCCATCCAACTTAAAACTTAAAAGGGCATGCACATGTCCCTATAATCCTTCTGGATtggaaataagtaaaaattaaagaaaagggtTTTCTTCCCCATACCTATGAATAGTCAATGAATTCacttcattattattttttttaccccCACAAGTGTTTTTCCTGATTtggagtggggtaattcttgtAAATTCACTTTTGAAGGAATCTCTACAGGCTCCCTctaccctctctctccctctctggcTCCGCCATCGGATGCAATCATGCAAATGAGCAATGATCAGCGCTTCCagaagtggaagaagaagagactgAAGTTCAATTCCAGCATTAGGATAACAGAATCGGGACTGAAgttctccccctttctctcccTTAACTTCGACTCTGCTTGCTTCCCTTCCCAAACCATAAGTATTGGCTCCGCTGAAGCACATGCCAGGAAGCTTGAAGAAAGGATCCACTCCCTCCAAAGTGGTGgattactttttttcttttaccttaCTGTGACTTTTGAGTTCATCCCTCTGTTCAGGGTTGTTCATGATGTCAAGTTCTCTTGATTCTTACCAGACAGATGTTTGAGAAACTCATAAGTGATGATCATGGTGGTGTCAAACATGGACATGGAAGCACATTGATGGCCTAATCCTTTGTAACAAGCAGAGCCCATCCACCTTCTTTAACTAATTTCCTAACACCCTGTCCAATTGTCAGGGGTCAACGCCCACTCTCTTCCTCATCCGAAACCTGCAATCTCATCTTGATCCAGCGGCATTGTAATCAAGGCCAAAACCACTATTTTCCAATCCAACCAGATGCTGCCACTGATGCCCTCATGGCCCAAGATTGCGAAGGACGTACTGATGGAAGAGAGCTGTGTCTGTCATACTTGTTGAGTTTAGGAAGATTACAGTAACCGCCAATCATACAAGATGGAGCTCCTCCACTTCCAGTCAAGAAATGTCCAATGCACTTAGAGAGAGAGGCACTTTGTTTTTATCTGATATTGTTGGCTTTAAGCCTCTGTTTTTTTTTGCATTAGAAAAGAGAGGTAGGAGGCAGACGAGTGGTTTGGGGAAGAGGGTGAAGTGAGGGCCTAGGGatggggaaggaagagagagagagagagagagagagagagagaggcaaggaTTTGAGTACCCGCAACGGGTATCAAACTCAAGGGGTGATTTTAATAGGCATATTGTCTCATCACGGAGAGACGCACGATATGCatggaaatggtcaagaaatACAGGGATGtacttactaaaaaaaaaaggcattacccattgcacgaggctcccgcctaatgtaggagtagataaCAAGAAACTAACTCCCACAAGGATAACCCCAAGTACACAAGTAACCTTCCCACAATGGCCTTAAGAATAGCTGATAGAAACCCAAGAGAATAACAAAGAAACAACCAGCAAACAATACCAAAAGTGTAAACTGAAAACAGGAGCAAAACCCAATCCAAGACTATCCCAAAAGAGAGGCGAAAGAAACCTAcgattgggagagagagagagagagagagagagaggtgtggctGGCTGTGTGTGGCTCCAATGGAGCTGCACTCTTGGTTGAGTGAGGGACCCTAGGTGGCAACAATAACCTGTAAACTTGAGAAGATTCTGTCAGTGGATGAAGGAGATCTGAAAGTTCTTGATTTCcagccctaggagagagaaactgaGGGACCtttcaagaacagcagcagaTGACTTCAGATGGCC
This genomic stretch from Macadamia integrifolia cultivar HAES 741 chromosome 2, SCU_Mint_v3, whole genome shotgun sequence harbors:
- the LOC122061781 gene encoding anthocyanidin 3-O-glucosyltransferase 5-like, whose product is MSPPPTVLVVEHFGTYAFPIAEELGIPKYLYIPTTAAFLAFTVYVPTLDKLIEGEYVDMEEPVRIPSCKPIRVEDLVDPMMNRKNDMYDHYLYRATRLPLADAILINTWEDLEPTSLRALREDPILRQIMPLPVYPVGPIVLSPGPPCDQSRAECLAWLDQQPLESVIYVSFGSAGRLSEEQLTELALGLGLSGKRFLWVVRPPVGNDGAFFNPGGDGDVGLSRYLPDGFLSRTQELGLVVPMWAPQVEVLSHPSVGGFLSHCGWNSTLESMLNGVPMIAWPLYAEQRMNATMLVEEVGVSLRTKELPTKRVVGREEIEKLVRLVMDKEGVAVSRRMKEVKESGLRAVGEGGSSWDWLSHVAQQWKQIGNAKAKTGARIKGQTDGADHECSSTVNT
- the LOC122070723 gene encoding anthocyanidin 3-O-glucosyltransferase 5-like; protein product: MPALRAALVAMSPQPTVLVLEMFGTNAFPIAEELGIPKYVYIPTTAAFLALTVYVPTLHKEIEGEYVDMQEPVRVPSCKPIRAEDLVDPMMDRKNDQYDGYVNMGSMLPLADAIMINTWEDLEPKTLRALREDPILRRIMPLPVYPVGPIVISPGPPFDQSRAECMAWLDAQPLESVIYVSFGSGGTLSEEELTELALGLEMSGKRFVWVVRPPAGKNGAFFTALGGGAEGHDDLSRYLPDGFLTRTRERGLVVPMWAPQGEVLSHPSIGGFLSHCGWNSTLESMVNGVPMIAWPLYAEQKMNAAMLEEEVGVAVRTKELPTKKVVGREEVEKLVRLVMEKEGEAVRRRMKEVKESGLRAMGEGGTSLHWLSHVAQQWKFCYAKSKAVEKQVEEIEGACEWSRTFKDRLTSREFFIR